DNA from Methylobacterium currus:
GGCCACGCCGCCGGCCTCGCGGGCCAGCACCGGGCGGTCCTCGAACTCCGTGAGGTCGGCGACCGCATGCCAGGTCACGGATGTTCCCTCATGATGCGGGCAGCACGACCGCCCGGCAGGCGCCGAAGCCGATCGGGGCGAAGCCCTCGCGCCGGCCGCGCGCCGTCAGGATCACCTCATCGCCGTCCTCGAGGAAGCGGCGCTCCTCGCCGCTCGCCAGACGGATCGGCACCTTGCCGCCCTGGCTGGTCTCGAGCAGGCTGCCGCAGGATTCCAGGTCCGGGCCCGACAGCGTGCCGGTGCCGAGGAGGTCGCCCGGGCGAAGGTTGCAGCCGCCGCTGGTGTGGTGGGCGATCATCTGCGCCACCGTCCAGTACATGTGCCGGGCGTTGGAGCGCGCGACCCGGTGCGGGGGCAACCCGGCTGCGCGGGAGGCCGCGGTCGAGAGCAGGATCTCCAGCTCGAGGTCGAGGGCGCCGGTGGCCTGGTCGGCCTCGTCGAGGAGGTAGGGCAGGGGGGCGGGATCGCCCCCGGGCCGCGTCGCCTGCGGGATGCGGAATGGCGCCAGCGCCTCGGGCGTGACGATCCAGGGCGAGACCGTGGTGGCGAAGCTCTTGGCCAGGAACGGCCCGAGGGGCTGGGATTCCCAGCCCTGGACGTCGCGGGCCGACCAGTCGTTGAGCAGGCAGAACCCCGCCACCTGCCCGGCCGCCTCGCTCACCGGCACCGGCGTGCCGAGGTCGTTGCCGGGCCCGATCCACACGCCGAGCTCCAGCTCGTAATCGAGCCGGCGCGACGGGCCGAAGACCGGGGCGTCGCGATGCGGCGGCTTCGCCTGGCCGCGTGGCCGGCGCACCGGGGTCCCGGAGGGCCGGATCGACGAGGCGCGGCCATGATAGCCGACCGGCACGTGCGTGTAGTTCGGCAGAAGCGGCTGGTCGGGCCGGAGCCGGCGGCCGGTCTCGCGGGCGTGGTGGATGCCGACGAAGAAGTCGGTGTAGTCGCCGATCCGCGCCGGCAGGTGCATCGTGCAGGACATGGCCGCGTGAAGGAGCGGCGGCAGCCGGTCCCGGTCCGGGCTCTCCGCCCGCAGGAGGGCGACGAGCTGGTGGCGCAGGGCCCGGCGCGGGCCGGCGCCGAGGGCGAGCAGACCGCTGAGGTCGCCGGGCTCGGCCATGGCCACCGCCCGCGCCGCCTCGCCGGTGAGGAGGCCGGCTTCCCGCGCGGCCGCGAGGTCGAGGACCTGATCGCCGATCGCGACGCCGGCCCGCCTCACCCCGCCTTCGGGCGAGAACACCCCGAGCGGCAGGTTCTGGATCGGGAAGTCCGGGTGTCCGTCGGCCCCCGGCACGGAGCAGCGGGCGGTGGGGTCGTGGGTATGGTCGAGATCGGTGCGGGTCGAGGTCTGCATCATCAAGCCTCGATGGCGCGCCGCGCGGTGCAAGGCGGACCGGCGATTGGCTCGGCCCGGAGTCCGTCGGGGCATGGCTGGGGCG
Protein-coding regions in this window:
- the fahA gene encoding fumarylacetoacetase, with product MMQTSTRTDLDHTHDPTARCSVPGADGHPDFPIQNLPLGVFSPEGGVRRAGVAIGDQVLDLAAAREAGLLTGEAARAVAMAEPGDLSGLLALGAGPRRALRHQLVALLRAESPDRDRLPPLLHAAMSCTMHLPARIGDYTDFFVGIHHARETGRRLRPDQPLLPNYTHVPVGYHGRASSIRPSGTPVRRPRGQAKPPHRDAPVFGPSRRLDYELELGVWIGPGNDLGTPVPVSEAAGQVAGFCLLNDWSARDVQGWESQPLGPFLAKSFATTVSPWIVTPEALAPFRIPQATRPGGDPAPLPYLLDEADQATGALDLELEILLSTAASRAAGLPPHRVARSNARHMYWTVAQMIAHHTSGGCNLRPGDLLGTGTLSGPDLESCGSLLETSQGGKVPIRLASGEERRFLEDGDEVILTARGRREGFAPIGFGACRAVVLPAS